One Flagellimonas sp. CMM7 genomic region harbors:
- a CDS encoding SRPBCC family protein, with protein MKYTTEITVDLPLEEFIKKLDNPEHMKHWQQGLLGYELLSDNPRAEGARMSLKYKMGKREFEMVETIIKSNLPYELHTTYDSKGVHNMQKNHFKEIEGKTLWVSECEFQFSGFGMKLMGFIMPGAFKKQSMKYLKDFKAFAENGTSVLNT; from the coding sequence ATGAAGTATACCACAGAAATAACTGTTGATCTACCTCTTGAAGAGTTCATAAAAAAACTGGATAATCCAGAACATATGAAACATTGGCAGCAGGGTCTTTTGGGGTATGAACTCCTATCTGATAATCCACGAGCTGAAGGAGCTCGCATGAGTTTAAAATACAAAATGGGTAAACGTGAGTTTGAAATGGTGGAAACGATTATTAAAAGTAATCTCCCATACGAATTACACACTACATATGACTCCAAAGGTGTGCATAACATGCAAAAAAATCATTTTAAAGAAATAGAAGGGAAAACACTATGGGTTTCTGAATGTGAATTCCAGTTTTCTGGCTTTGGAATGAAATTGATGGGGTTTATAATGCCTGGCGCTTTTAAAAAACAATCAATGAAATATTTGAAGGATTTTAAGGCATTTGCTGAAAATGGCACTTCTGTGCTTAACACTTAA
- a CDS encoding peptidylprolyl isomerase produces MNKKLLILTFFAAFGFLQAQEADEAILAKSDTTSSVNKVKLDGIAAVIGDYVILDSDIEKTLIDLKSQGASTQDITRCSLLGKLMEDRLYAHQAVQDSLLVSDDQVNAQSDRQIQQLVSQVGSIEKVLKFYKKTDIESFRTELFEINKLRMLSEKMQSSIVEEIEVTPEEVRQFFSKIPEDERPVFGAELEIAQIVKQPTAPDEEKQKVVDRLNQIRQDVLENDASFNVKAILYSQDPGSKSKGGFYSMTRETPFVKEFKDVAFSLQQGEISEPFETDFGYHIIYIEKIRGQELDLRHILLIPEIPQLALDTAVKELDSIRQQILDDKYTFADAALNFSDEKETKFDGGLLRNPINFDSRFELTKMDPALYNQVRNLKDEEISKPLKEDDQRGGPPKFKIMKISNRYDEHKADFAKDYLKIQELALREKQFKAIKDWMDDHIDDTYIHVNTDSRGCDFANKWVKE; encoded by the coding sequence ATGAATAAAAAGTTATTGATATTGACATTTTTTGCTGCATTTGGATTTTTGCAAGCACAAGAAGCAGACGAGGCAATTTTGGCAAAAAGTGACACTACGAGTTCCGTTAACAAAGTAAAATTAGATGGAATAGCCGCTGTAATTGGGGATTATGTAATTCTTGATTCTGATATTGAAAAAACACTGATAGACTTAAAAAGTCAAGGTGCTTCTACCCAAGATATTACAAGATGTAGTCTTTTGGGGAAATTAATGGAAGATCGGTTGTACGCACATCAGGCAGTACAGGATAGTTTGTTGGTTTCAGATGATCAGGTGAATGCCCAAAGTGATAGACAGATTCAGCAGTTGGTATCGCAGGTGGGATCCATAGAAAAGGTATTAAAGTTTTATAAAAAGACTGATATTGAAAGTTTTAGAACAGAACTTTTTGAAATAAACAAGCTTCGTATGCTTTCAGAAAAAATGCAGAGTAGTATTGTTGAGGAGATAGAAGTTACCCCTGAAGAAGTACGTCAGTTCTTTAGTAAGATTCCCGAAGATGAAAGGCCAGTTTTTGGTGCAGAGCTAGAGATTGCACAAATTGTAAAACAGCCAACGGCTCCAGATGAGGAAAAGCAAAAGGTAGTAGATAGATTAAATCAAATAAGACAGGATGTGCTGGAAAACGATGCCAGTTTTAACGTTAAGGCCATTCTCTATTCGCAAGACCCAGGTTCAAAGTCAAAAGGCGGGTTTTATAGTATGACTAGGGAAACTCCCTTTGTAAAAGAGTTTAAAGATGTTGCTTTTAGTCTACAACAAGGAGAAATTTCTGAACCTTTTGAAACTGATTTTGGATATCATATTATTTACATTGAAAAGATAAGAGGTCAAGAGTTGGATTTGCGCCATATTTTATTGATTCCTGAAATACCCCAACTAGCATTGGACACCGCTGTAAAAGAATTGGATAGTATACGTCAGCAGATTTTAGATGATAAATACACTTTTGCTGATGCCGCTTTGAATTTTTCAGATGAAAAAGAGACCAAATTTGATGGTGGTCTGTTGCGTAATCCAATTAATTTTGATTCACGTTTTGAGCTTACCAAAATGGATCCTGCATTATATAATCAAGTTAGAAATTTAAAGGACGAAGAGATTTCTAAACCTTTGAAGGAAGACGACCAAAGAGGAGGACCTCCTAAGTTTAAGATAATGAAGATTTCCAATCGTTATGATGAGCACAAGGCTGATTTTGCAAAGGATTATTTAAAGATTCAAGAGTTGGCACTTAGAGAAAAACAATTTAAAGCCATTAAGGATTGGATGGATGATCATATAGATGATACCTATATCCACGTAAACACAGATAGCAGAGGTTGCGATTTTGCAAACAAATGGGTAAAGGAATAA
- a CDS encoding sterol desaturase family protein, with amino-acid sequence MKVALWILIFFGTFSIMEFMAWFTHKYVMHGFLWSLHKDHHKKDHDSWFERNDAFFIFYAIVSMICFYLGAETNFWYGWPLGFGILAYGIAYFFVHDIFIHQRFKMFRNANNWYARGVRRAHKIHHKHIGKEKGECFGMLFVPFKYFKKT; translated from the coding sequence ATGAAAGTGGCACTTTGGATTCTTATCTTTTTCGGAACTTTTTCCATAATGGAGTTTATGGCCTGGTTTACCCATAAATATGTAATGCACGGTTTTTTATGGAGTCTTCACAAAGATCATCATAAAAAAGACCATGATTCATGGTTTGAAAGAAACGATGCATTCTTCATTTTTTATGCAATTGTAAGTATGATATGCTTTTACCTAGGAGCGGAAACCAATTTTTGGTATGGTTGGCCTCTCGGTTTTGGTATTTTAGCCTATGGTATTGCCTATTTCTTTGTTCATGACATTTTTATACATCAACGCTTTAAAATGTTTAGAAATGCCAATAACTGGTATGCAAGAGGAGTAAGAAGGGCGCATAAAATACACCATAAACATATAGGTAAGGAAAAAGGAGAATGTTTTGGGATGCTGTTTGTTCCTTTCAAATACTTTAAAAAGACCTAG
- a CDS encoding serine hydrolase — protein sequence MRRYNILFLLLILLSSSCEKKQTSDPLKIALSSKNPLIKRVMDSLDQYEIQIRYTQIDRGNDSLLFTDFDFQVDKNNYYYPASTVKFPAAVAALEKINETDSLTVDTKFYIEGDSIETTFSKAVSEIFAVSDNAANNRLIEFLGQDDLNKRIQRKGIGPIRIAHRLSTTNADDVTTKPLVIYLNDSTTASSRSIINTYPKPLVLEKIKKGRGFYADDILQDEEFDFSLKNYYPIETQHNLLKHIIFPEAFPVEERLNLSKPQHELLLNSMHTLPKDLGYDDEEYYDSYVKFLMFGDSTDPIPEHIKIYNKVGYAYGTLTDCAYIKDVKNNIDFMVTATILVNKDGIFNDNIYEYDEVGIPFLAQLGREIYNLELKRHR from the coding sequence TTGAGACGTTATAACATTCTTTTCTTACTGTTGATTTTACTCAGTTCTTCTTGTGAAAAGAAGCAGACCAGCGACCCTTTAAAAATTGCTCTTTCCTCCAAAAACCCTTTGATAAAAAGAGTTATGGATAGTCTAGACCAATATGAGATACAAATACGATATACTCAAATAGATCGCGGGAATGACAGTCTTTTATTTACTGATTTTGATTTTCAGGTTGATAAGAACAATTACTACTACCCAGCAAGTACGGTTAAATTTCCTGCAGCAGTTGCTGCACTGGAGAAAATAAATGAAACTGATTCGTTAACCGTAGATACAAAGTTTTATATAGAAGGAGATTCCATTGAGACTACTTTCTCCAAAGCTGTTTCTGAAATTTTTGCTGTTTCCGACAATGCAGCTAATAACAGATTAATTGAGTTTTTAGGGCAAGATGATTTAAACAAACGTATACAGCGCAAAGGTATTGGGCCAATAAGAATTGCACACAGATTATCTACAACAAATGCAGATGATGTTACCACCAAACCCTTGGTCATTTATCTTAATGATTCCACAACCGCATCTAGCAGGTCTATCATAAATACATATCCTAAACCCCTAGTATTGGAAAAAATTAAAAAAGGGCGAGGTTTTTATGCTGATGATATTTTACAAGATGAAGAATTTGATTTCTCCCTAAAAAATTATTACCCCATTGAAACACAACATAACCTTTTAAAACACATTATTTTTCCAGAAGCTTTCCCTGTTGAAGAACGCCTCAATCTTAGCAAACCTCAACACGAACTGCTCCTGAACTCTATGCATACGCTTCCAAAAGATTTGGGCTATGATGATGAGGAATACTACGATAGCTACGTAAAGTTCCTAATGTTCGGCGATTCTACAGACCCAATTCCAGAACATATTAAGATTTACAATAAAGTAGGTTATGCCTATGGAACGTTAACAGATTGTGCTTATATAAAGGATGTAAAAAACAATATTGATTTCATGGTAACCGCCACTATTCTCGTAAATAAAGATGGCATCTTTAATGATAATATCTATGAATATGATGAAGTTGGCATTCCTTTTTTAGCACAATTGGGAAGGGAAATCTACAATTTGGAGTTAAAACGGCATAGATAG
- a CDS encoding TlpA disulfide reductase family protein has product MKINKKTIFNIAVMLFILSFFVTPMGHYGKILLNRLFSFSPPVIEEANREKITDYDWKLKDADWNFFNFEKSKGNVVFINLWASWRLPCEAELASIQSMYDRYKGKMDFYIITNENRPPVEEFMKKHGFTFPVTYLIIGEKTPINPDEVPSSYLIDKSGNIVIYKQKIADWDSSKVYNLLDKLIAK; this is encoded by the coding sequence ATGAAGATTAATAAAAAGACCATATTCAACATTGCAGTGATGCTTTTTATACTTTCTTTCTTTGTCACTCCTATGGGACATTATGGTAAGATTTTATTAAATCGATTGTTTTCATTCTCTCCTCCGGTTATAGAAGAGGCAAACAGGGAAAAAATAACGGACTATGACTGGAAGTTAAAAGATGCAGACTGGAATTTTTTCAACTTTGAAAAATCTAAAGGCAATGTAGTTTTTATAAATCTTTGGGCTTCATGGCGATTACCTTGTGAGGCGGAATTGGCAAGTATCCAAAGCATGTATGATAGGTACAAAGGCAAAATGGATTTCTACATTATTACTAATGAAAATAGGCCGCCGGTAGAAGAGTTTATGAAGAAACATGGGTTTACATTCCCAGTAACCTATTTAATAATTGGCGAAAAAACACCCATTAATCCAGATGAGGTTCCTTCTTCATATTTAATAGATAAGTCTGGAAATATTGTAATTTATAAACAAAAAATAGCCGACTGGGATTCCTCAAAAGTATATAACCTGTTGGATAAACTAATTGCTAAATAA
- the aqpZ gene encoding aquaporin Z → MKNLIAEFIGTLWLVLGGCGSAVLAAAYPELGIGFAGVALAFGLTVVTMAYAIGHISGCHLNPAVSIGLVIGGRFDKKDLLPYIIAQILGGIMGASILYLIVSGKPGFEIGGFAANGFGENSPGGYSMISAFVTEVVMTFMFLIIILGATHSKAPKGMAGLAIGLGLTLIHLISIPVTNTSVNPARSTSQALFAEGNWAIPQLWLFWLAPILGAIIAGVVYKYLSPEQNN, encoded by the coding sequence ATGAAAAATTTAATTGCCGAATTTATCGGCACCCTTTGGCTTGTATTGGGAGGATGCGGAAGTGCAGTTCTTGCCGCCGCTTATCCTGAATTAGGAATTGGATTTGCAGGTGTGGCACTTGCCTTTGGCTTAACCGTTGTTACAATGGCCTATGCAATTGGCCATATTTCTGGTTGTCATTTAAACCCTGCGGTATCCATTGGTTTGGTAATAGGAGGTAGATTTGACAAAAAAGACCTTCTACCCTATATTATTGCTCAAATACTTGGGGGCATAATGGGCGCAAGCATTCTTTATCTTATTGTAAGTGGCAAACCCGGTTTTGAAATTGGAGGGTTTGCGGCAAATGGCTTTGGAGAAAACTCTCCGGGCGGGTATTCTATGATTTCTGCCTTTGTTACAGAGGTGGTAATGACGTTCATGTTCTTGATAATCATTTTGGGAGCAACACATTCAAAAGCTCCAAAAGGCATGGCTGGTCTAGCCATTGGTTTGGGATTGACACTCATTCATTTAATAAGCATTCCGGTTACCAATACTTCTGTTAATCCTGCTAGAAGCACAAGTCAGGCTTTGTTTGCAGAAGGAAATTGGGCGATTCCACAATTGTGGCTGTTCTGGCTAGCCCCAATATTGGGAGCTATTATCGCAGGTGTCGTCTACAAATATCTATCACCAGAACAAAACAACTAG
- a CDS encoding MoxR family ATPase, which yields MSDVVAVENLVKKHQALKKEIAKIIVGQEKVVEQILLSIYTGGHSLLIGVPGLAKTLMVNTIAQTLGLDFKRIQFTPDLMPSDILGSEVLDQNRNFKFIKGPVFGNIILADEINRTPPKTQAALLEAMQERAVTIAGQQYKLDMPYFVLATQNPIEQEGTYPLPEAQLDRFMFAIELTYPSIAEEVQVVKSTTTDETVEINTLFNADEIIAVQHLIRRIPVPDNVIDYAVRLVNKTRPGTENSSDFINNYVDWGAGPRASQNLVLGAKAHAAINGKFSPDIEDVKAVSMGILRHRILKNYKAEAEGISEENIISELL from the coding sequence ATGTCAGACGTAGTTGCTGTTGAAAACCTTGTAAAAAAACACCAAGCTTTAAAGAAAGAAATTGCCAAGATCATTGTTGGACAAGAAAAGGTGGTCGAACAAATCTTATTGTCAATTTACACTGGTGGACATTCACTTCTAATTGGGGTTCCAGGGCTGGCAAAAACCTTAATGGTAAATACCATTGCCCAAACCTTAGGACTCGACTTTAAAAGAATACAGTTTACTCCAGATTTAATGCCCAGTGATATACTAGGTAGTGAAGTGTTGGACCAAAACAGAAATTTTAAGTTTATAAAAGGCCCAGTTTTTGGTAATATCATCCTAGCTGATGAGATTAATAGAACCCCGCCCAAGACTCAGGCGGCACTTTTAGAGGCGATGCAGGAAAGGGCTGTGACCATTGCAGGACAGCAATATAAACTGGACATGCCTTATTTTGTGCTCGCCACTCAAAATCCTATTGAACAAGAAGGTACATACCCATTACCAGAAGCACAATTAGATCGTTTCATGTTCGCTATAGAATTAACGTACCCTTCAATTGCTGAAGAAGTGCAAGTGGTAAAATCAACTACCACGGATGAAACAGTGGAGATAAATACTCTTTTTAATGCTGATGAAATTATTGCGGTACAGCACTTAATTCGTAGAATACCAGTGCCAGATAACGTAATAGACTACGCGGTTAGATTGGTCAACAAGACGCGGCCAGGTACGGAAAATTCGTCAGACTTTATAAATAACTATGTAGATTGGGGAGCTGGTCCAAGAGCATCTCAAAATTTAGTTTTAGGGGCGAAAGCCCATGCGGCAATCAATGGAAAGTTCTCTCCGGACATTGAAGATGTGAAAGCAGTATCAATGGGAATTCTTCGACATAGGATTCTAAAAAACTACAAAGCAGAAGCGGAAGGCATTTCTGAAGAAAATATTATTTCAGAATTGTTATAA
- a CDS encoding aconitate hydratase encodes MAFDIDMIKGVYASMGERIEKARELVGRPLTLSEKILYSHLWEGTPSKQYSRGKDYVDFAPDRVACQDATAQMALLQFMHAGKPKVAVPTTVHCDHLIQAKVDAKTDLKRANETSNEVFDFLESVSNKYGIGFWKPGAGIIHQVVLENYAFPGGMMIGTDSHTVNAGGLGMVAIGVGGADAVDVMAGMAWELKFPKLIGVKLTGKLSGWTAPKDVILKVADILTAKGGTGAIVEYFGEGATSMSCTGKGTICNMGAEVGATTSTFGYDESMDRYLRATDRADVADAALEVKEHLTADAEVYADPEKYFDQLIEINLDTLEPHLNGPFTPDLATPISKMNEAAKANDWPLNVEVGLIGSCTNSSYEDISRAASLAKQVSDKNLKMKSEFTITPGSEQVRYTIERDGFIDTFNTVGATVFANACGPCIGMWDRYGDKAADGPRNTIVHSFNRNFAKRADGNPNTLAFVGSPELVTAIAIAGRLDFNPITDKLINEDGEEVMLAEPRGYELPPEGFAVEDAGFIAPMEDGSGVQVVVSPTSERLQLLEPFVPITEESLQGVKLLIKPFGKCTTDHISMAGPWLRYRGHLDNIANNTLIGAVNAFNKQTNFVKNQLTGEYVAVPDAQRAYKKAGIKTIVVGDHNYGEGSSREHAAMQPRHLGVAAVLVKSFARIHETNLKKQGMLGLTFANENDYDLVQEDDTFNFIDIKDFAPGKQLTLEVVHADGSIDNIMANHTYNQSQIEWFNEGSALNVIKKENA; translated from the coding sequence ATGGCATTTGACATTGACATGATTAAGGGTGTTTACGCTTCAATGGGGGAGCGTATTGAAAAAGCCCGCGAACTAGTAGGAAGACCTTTAACCCTTTCAGAGAAAATATTATACTCTCATTTGTGGGAAGGAACACCCAGTAAACAATATTCAAGAGGTAAGGATTATGTAGATTTTGCCCCAGATAGAGTGGCCTGCCAAGATGCTACTGCACAAATGGCTTTGTTGCAATTTATGCATGCTGGCAAACCTAAAGTAGCAGTGCCGACTACTGTACATTGTGATCACTTGATACAAGCTAAGGTTGATGCAAAAACAGATTTAAAACGAGCAAACGAGACTAGTAACGAGGTTTTTGACTTTCTAGAATCCGTTTCAAATAAATACGGTATTGGCTTTTGGAAACCAGGAGCTGGAATAATTCACCAAGTAGTATTGGAAAATTATGCGTTCCCTGGTGGAATGATGATAGGAACTGATTCTCATACAGTAAATGCCGGCGGATTGGGAATGGTTGCTATTGGTGTTGGTGGAGCTGATGCTGTGGATGTAATGGCAGGGATGGCATGGGAACTAAAATTTCCAAAACTGATTGGCGTAAAGTTAACGGGGAAGCTATCTGGATGGACTGCCCCTAAAGATGTAATCTTAAAAGTGGCAGATATCCTTACCGCTAAGGGGGGAACAGGAGCCATTGTTGAATATTTTGGCGAAGGCGCTACATCAATGTCCTGCACAGGAAAAGGTACCATTTGCAATATGGGGGCCGAAGTAGGTGCCACTACGTCTACATTTGGTTATGACGAGTCCATGGATAGATATTTAAGAGCAACGGATCGTGCTGATGTTGCTGATGCTGCTTTGGAAGTAAAAGAGCACCTAACTGCAGATGCAGAAGTATATGCGGATCCAGAAAAATATTTTGATCAGTTGATAGAAATCAATTTGGATACTTTGGAGCCACATTTGAATGGACCTTTTACACCAGACTTAGCAACGCCAATTTCTAAAATGAATGAAGCTGCCAAAGCAAATGACTGGCCTTTAAATGTGGAAGTTGGTCTAATAGGGTCTTGTACCAACTCTTCTTACGAAGATATTTCTAGAGCTGCATCTTTGGCAAAACAAGTTTCTGACAAAAACCTGAAGATGAAGTCTGAGTTTACCATAACTCCAGGTTCTGAGCAAGTACGCTATACCATTGAACGTGATGGGTTTATTGATACATTTAATACAGTGGGAGCTACTGTTTTTGCGAACGCGTGCGGCCCTTGTATTGGAATGTGGGACCGTTATGGAGACAAAGCGGCAGATGGACCAAGAAATACAATTGTTCACTCATTCAATAGAAACTTTGCCAAGCGTGCAGATGGAAACCCCAACACGCTTGCTTTTGTAGGTTCTCCGGAATTAGTAACTGCTATTGCTATAGCGGGAAGGTTGGATTTTAATCCAATTACAGATAAACTGATCAATGAAGATGGGGAAGAAGTGATGTTGGCAGAACCACGTGGATATGAATTGCCACCAGAAGGTTTTGCAGTGGAAGATGCTGGTTTTATTGCTCCTATGGAAGATGGCAGTGGTGTACAAGTTGTTGTTTCACCAACATCTGAACGTTTACAACTTTTGGAACCTTTTGTTCCTATAACTGAAGAAAGTCTTCAAGGTGTAAAATTGTTGATCAAACCTTTTGGTAAGTGTACCACGGATCATATTTCTATGGCTGGACCTTGGTTACGTTATAGAGGACATTTGGATAATATAGCCAACAACACTTTGATAGGCGCGGTTAATGCATTTAACAAGCAGACCAATTTTGTCAAAAACCAATTAACAGGCGAATATGTTGCTGTTCCAGATGCGCAACGAGCATATAAAAAAGCAGGCATTAAGACCATTGTTGTTGGAGATCACAACTATGGTGAGGGCTCTTCCAGAGAACATGCAGCTATGCAACCTAGACATTTAGGAGTTGCTGCTGTATTGGTGAAGTCTTTTGCTAGAATCCATGAGACTAACCTTAAGAAACAAGGAATGTTAGGTTTGACCTTTGCTAATGAGAATGATTATGATCTAGTTCAGGAGGACGATACATTCAACTTTATAGATATTAAGGATTTTGCTCCTGGCAAGCAGTTAACATTGGAAGTTGTGCATGCAGATGGTAGTATTGATAACATTATGGCGAATCATACCTATAACCAATCACAAATTGAATGGTTCAATGAAGGTTCTGCTTTAAATGTTATTAAAAAAGAAAATGCATAA
- a CDS encoding BLUF domain-containing protein has product MKCVLYISKALKPFNTNDLSKLSTTSTINNQTKGITGYLYFDNNRFLQYMEGDETTINEMVDKISHDKRHELLSLIEKQNLTDRRFPDWGMKNIAELMFSNSTIETTIIQTMSIFGENHLNISQSTQNDLFKLMDDLSETSQKV; this is encoded by the coding sequence ATGAAGTGCGTTCTATATATCAGCAAAGCCCTTAAACCATTTAACACAAATGATTTATCCAAGCTTTCAACAACTTCCACTATCAACAATCAAACAAAAGGGATTACCGGCTATCTTTATTTTGACAACAATCGCTTTTTGCAATACATGGAAGGTGATGAAACCACAATAAATGAAATGGTTGACAAAATATCCCACGACAAAAGACACGAACTTCTATCCCTTATTGAAAAACAGAATTTAACCGATAGACGTTTCCCAGATTGGGGCATGAAAAATATTGCCGAGTTGATGTTCAGCAACAGTACCATTGAAACTACCATAATACAGACCATGTCAATTTTTGGGGAAAATCATTTGAACATTTCCCAGAGTACCCAAAATGACCTTTTTAAGCTAATGGACGATTTGTCTGAGACTTCCCAAAAAGTTTAG
- a CDS encoding peptidyl-prolyl cis-trans isomerase: MRTKPSCKALSNCYFCGMSFLQKNRVFLFISIGLLVFTSCDSLFKKKVEKEPLARVGDSFLYKEDLTSFIRDDMSAQDSALFVTNYINNWASKQLLLSKSRINLSEEKLDEFDRLVADYRADLYTRAYIEALVLQAQDTAVTVSQLRQYYEKEKENFKLNEKLVQLRFVGLPTQFLDKDEVIARMKDWGEADKRYLDSVAVQFKKIHFNDSIWVGASRAIEVIPPMTPMNEEKYLKKSQFFEIQDSLGVYLGKVTDVLEINDTAPFEYISPDIRQLILNRRRLDYVRKLETEIIDEAIKKNEFEVYEKDE; the protein is encoded by the coding sequence ATGAGAACAAAACCTTCTTGCAAGGCTTTAAGTAATTGTTATTTTTGCGGAATGTCCTTTCTACAAAAAAATAGAGTTTTTCTCTTTATATCAATTGGCCTTTTGGTTTTCACCTCATGTGATTCCCTTTTTAAAAAGAAGGTTGAAAAAGAACCTTTGGCCAGAGTTGGAGATTCTTTTTTGTACAAAGAGGATTTAACTTCTTTTATTAGAGATGATATGTCTGCGCAGGACAGTGCGTTATTTGTAACGAATTATATTAATAATTGGGCTTCAAAACAGTTGTTACTTTCAAAATCAAGGATTAATCTTTCAGAAGAAAAACTTGATGAATTTGACCGTTTAGTTGCTGATTATCGTGCAGATTTGTACACCAGGGCATACATAGAAGCGCTTGTATTGCAAGCACAAGATACTGCTGTTACTGTTTCTCAGCTCAGGCAATATTATGAGAAAGAAAAGGAAAACTTTAAACTAAACGAAAAGTTGGTGCAGCTTAGGTTTGTTGGCCTACCAACTCAGTTTTTGGACAAGGATGAGGTAATTGCTAGAATGAAAGATTGGGGTGAGGCAGATAAACGCTATTTGGATTCTGTGGCAGTACAGTTTAAAAAAATACACTTTAACGATTCCATTTGGGTTGGAGCATCCAGAGCTATAGAAGTAATACCACCCATGACACCAATGAATGAGGAGAAGTACTTAAAAAAATCACAATTTTTTGAAATACAGGATTCCTTAGGGGTATATTTGGGAAAGGTGACAGATGTATTGGAAATCAACGATACAGCTCCTTTTGAATATATCTCACCGGATATTAGACAACTGATATTGAACAGAAGAAGACTTGATTACGTTAGAAAGTTGGAAACTGAAATTATTGATGAAGCGATAAAGAAGAATGAATTTGAGGTTTATGAAAAAGATGAATAA
- a CDS encoding TlpA disulfide reductase family protein encodes MKISKNQIANGIWILAIILILFTPVGFHLRVFVGKLFSTSASVVSVEERKTLKNYDWDLVDLNGNRFDFESSRGKVVVVNLWATWCPPCVAELPSLVALHEDYKDKVVFAFVANDKKNKVTSFLEKKNYQLPVYFEASKTPKLLVSKSIPATYILSKSGQLVVAEKGVADWNSANIRNVLDELLLEQSTL; translated from the coding sequence ATGAAAATTTCTAAAAATCAGATAGCTAACGGTATTTGGATATTGGCCATTATCCTCATTTTATTTACTCCGGTAGGTTTTCATCTTCGTGTTTTTGTGGGTAAACTCTTCTCTACCAGCGCTTCTGTTGTTAGTGTTGAGGAAAGGAAAACGCTCAAAAATTATGATTGGGACCTTGTTGATTTGAATGGAAATAGATTTGATTTTGAATCAAGTAGAGGAAAAGTAGTTGTTGTAAACCTTTGGGCTACTTGGTGCCCGCCATGTGTTGCTGAACTTCCTAGCTTAGTGGCATTGCATGAAGATTATAAAGACAAGGTGGTTTTTGCTTTTGTTGCCAATGACAAAAAAAATAAAGTGACCTCTTTCCTTGAAAAGAAAAACTATCAATTGCCCGTCTATTTTGAAGCATCCAAAACACCCAAGTTACTGGTGTCCAAGAGTATACCTGCTACTTATATTTTAAGTAAATCTGGGCAACTGGTGGTTGCTGAGAAAGGTGTGGCAGACTGGAATTCTGCAAACATAAGAAATGTGTTGGATGAGCTTTTACTGGAACAAAGTACTCTCTAG